One window of Chionomys nivalis chromosome 10, mChiNiv1.1, whole genome shotgun sequence genomic DNA carries:
- the Gphb5 gene encoding glycoprotein hormone beta-5 gives MKLAYLVLGTTVLLLLGGCDSVLSTSNGNLHTFVGCAVREFTFLAKKPGCRKLRITTDACWGRCETWEKPVLEPPYIEAHHRVCTYNETKQVIVKLPNCAPGVDPFYIYPMAVRCDCGACSTATTECETI, from the exons ATGAAGCTGGCATACCTTGTCCTTGGTACCACAGTCCTCCTCCTTCTGGGTGGCTGTGACTCTGTCCTCAGCACCTCCAATGGGAACCTGCATACCTTTGTGGGCTGTGCTGTGAGGGAGTTCACATTCCTAGCTAAGAAGCCGGGCTGCAGAAAGCTTCGGATCACCACTGATGCCTGCTGGGGCCGCTGTGAGACCTGGGAG AAACCAGTCCTGGAGCCTCCCTACATTGAAGCCCATCACCGGGTCTGTACCTACAACGAGACGAAGCAGGTGATTGTCAAGCTGCCTAACTGTGCTCCTGGCGTCGACCCCTTCTACATCTACCCGATGGCTGTCCGCTGTGACTGTGGGGCGTGTTCGACGGCCACCACTGAGTGTGAGACCATCTGA